The Pyrus communis chromosome 9, drPyrComm1.1, whole genome shotgun sequence genome has a segment encoding these proteins:
- the LOC137746314 gene encoding uncharacterized protein At4g13230-like, with protein sequence MASLTSLFTTLSKSSHVGAAIAKNTTLTPRIFLATAPRRRIQASSQQDAPAVENEARNAAENVSQTTKDMAGKVSATAQDVSEKAKQTAQDAWSQAKGTAQKATDTVMGKAEESKEFVKENAEQVKKSMNTKKETI encoded by the exons ATGGCAAGCTTAACTAGTCTGTTTACCACCCTCTCCAAATCCAGCCATGTCGGAGCAGCAATTGCAAAGAACACCACTTTAACTCCTAGGATTTTTTTGGCTACAGCCCCTAGACGACGTATCCAA GCAAGTTCACAGCAAGATGCACCTGCAGTAGAGAATGAAGCTAGGAATGCTGCTGAAAAT GTTTCGCAGACAACCAAAGACATGGCCGGCAAGGTGTCTGCAACCGCACAAGATGTGTCTGAGAAAGCAAAGCAGACAGCACAAGATGCTTGGAGCCAAGCCAAGGGCACCGCCCAGAAGGCGACAGACACCGTGATGGGCAAGGCCGAAGAATCCAAGGAGTTCGTCAAAGAAAATGCTGAGCAGGTCAAGAAAAGCATGAATACCAAGAAAGAGACCATATAA